A window of Halomonas sp. GFAJ-1 contains these coding sequences:
- a CDS encoding bifunctional prephenate dehydrogenase/3-phosphoshikimate 1-carboxyvinyltransferase (catalyzes the formation of 4-hydroxyphenylpyruvate from prephenate and the formation of tyrosine from arogenate and catalyzes the formation of 5-O-(1-carboxyvinyl)-3-phosphoshikimate from phosphoenolpyruvate and 3-phosphoshikimate in tryptophan biosynthesis), producing the protein MCHEPRLLIVGLGLIGGSLAAALRASGFNGQIVACDPNASEVALGVELGLIDAGGTQLAKLLEGVSMVVLAVPVLAMESVMQTLSAGLSAAADNVAITDVGSTKATIRECAERVFGGVPSNMVLGHPIAGSEKSGVAAANPSLYVNHKVILTPEPDVNADALARVEALWQACGAQVLQMSVERHDQVLARTSHLPHLLAFSLVDTLARQDERLDIFRYAAGGFRDFTRIAGSDPAMWRDIFIANRDAVLSSLDDFEAGLARLRQAVERGDSDALIATFDRASHARHYFDTLLNKTSYQAEYHMQPQGKVTYRVSPGGQAQGRLRVPGDKSMSHRSIMLGALAEGVTEVKGFLEGEDSLATLQAFREMGVAIEGPHQGRVTIHGVGLHGLKAPSGPIYVGNSGTAMRLFAGLLAGQAFDSELTGDESLTKRPMGRVADPLRLMGATIDTAEGGRPPLNIKGGAPLKGIFYDMPMASAQVKSCLLLAGLYAEGETKVREPAPTRDHTERMLNGFGYTVSREGDTCWLQGGGKLTASPIDVPSDISSATFFLVAAAITPGADITLEHVGINPTRVGVINILTLMGADLTLENEREVGGEPVADIRIRYTPLKGIDIPVDQVPLAIDEFPALFIAAANAQGTTRLRGAEELRVKESDRIQAMADGLAVLGVEHYVVEDGIDILGNGNDQVPSYGGGRIDSLGDHRIAMSFAIASLRASDEIIIDDCANVATSFPDFVALAQRIGMNVSVEGSNDA; encoded by the coding sequence ATGTGTCATGAGCCTCGGCTACTGATTGTTGGGCTTGGTCTTATCGGTGGCTCTTTGGCGGCGGCGCTTCGCGCCTCAGGATTTAACGGCCAGATTGTAGCCTGTGACCCTAACGCAAGCGAAGTCGCTCTCGGGGTAGAGTTGGGGCTGATTGACGCCGGAGGCACGCAGCTTGCCAAGCTCCTTGAAGGCGTTTCCATGGTGGTGCTGGCCGTACCGGTGCTGGCCATGGAGAGTGTTATGCAGACGCTATCAGCAGGACTCTCTGCGGCGGCGGATAACGTGGCGATCACCGATGTTGGCAGCACTAAAGCAACCATTCGTGAATGTGCTGAGCGAGTATTTGGCGGTGTGCCGAGCAATATGGTGCTAGGGCACCCAATAGCGGGTTCTGAAAAAAGCGGTGTAGCAGCGGCTAACCCATCACTTTACGTTAACCATAAAGTGATTCTTACCCCTGAACCTGATGTTAATGCCGATGCATTGGCGCGGGTAGAAGCTTTATGGCAAGCCTGTGGCGCACAAGTCCTGCAGATGAGCGTTGAGCGACACGATCAGGTGCTGGCGCGCACCAGCCATTTGCCGCATTTGCTGGCATTTTCCTTGGTAGACACCTTGGCCCGCCAAGATGAGCGACTAGATATTTTTCGCTACGCAGCGGGTGGCTTTCGCGACTTTACCCGCATTGCTGGCAGCGATCCGGCCATGTGGCGGGACATATTTATTGCTAACCGTGACGCGGTGTTGTCCTCATTAGATGATTTTGAAGCGGGCTTGGCGCGGCTAAGGCAGGCCGTTGAACGTGGCGACAGCGATGCGCTGATTGCCACGTTTGATCGCGCTAGCCATGCGCGACACTATTTTGACACCTTACTTAATAAAACTAGTTATCAGGCGGAATATCACATGCAACCACAGGGTAAGGTTACCTATCGGGTGAGTCCCGGTGGCCAAGCGCAAGGCCGCTTGCGCGTGCCGGGCGATAAATCCATGTCTCACCGCTCTATTATGCTTGGTGCATTAGCCGAAGGTGTGACCGAAGTTAAGGGCTTTTTAGAAGGTGAAGATAGCTTGGCGACCCTTCAAGCGTTTCGTGAGATGGGCGTGGCTATCGAGGGACCGCACCAAGGGCGGGTTACCATTCACGGAGTAGGCTTGCATGGGCTTAAAGCCCCTTCAGGCCCGATTTACGTGGGTAACTCCGGTACGGCTATGCGCTTGTTCGCAGGCTTGCTGGCAGGCCAGGCATTTGATAGCGAACTAACAGGCGATGAGTCTCTAACCAAGCGCCCGATGGGGCGTGTGGCAGACCCGCTGCGCTTAATGGGCGCCACTATTGATACGGCAGAGGGTGGGCGCCCGCCGCTTAACATCAAAGGCGGTGCGCCGCTTAAAGGTATTTTCTACGATATGCCAATGGCCAGTGCCCAGGTGAAGTCCTGCCTGCTGTTGGCGGGTTTATACGCTGAAGGTGAAACCAAAGTGCGTGAGCCGGCACCCACCCGTGACCATACCGAGCGCATGCTTAATGGCTTTGGCTATACGGTTTCCCGCGAAGGAGATACCTGCTGGTTGCAGGGCGGTGGCAAGCTGACTGCCAGCCCCATTGATGTGCCATCGGATATCTCGTCAGCAACGTTCTTTTTGGTGGCGGCTGCGATTACTCCCGGGGCTGATATTACCCTTGAGCACGTAGGGATAAACCCAACGCGTGTTGGCGTGATTAATATTCTAACGCTGATGGGCGCTGATTTGACGCTTGAAAATGAGCGTGAAGTGGGTGGGGAGCCCGTGGCGGATATTCGCATTCGCTATACGCCTTTAAAAGGCATTGATATACCGGTTGATCAAGTGCCGTTAGCCATTGATGAGTTTCCGGCGCTGTTTATCGCTGCTGCTAACGCCCAGGGCACCACGCGCCTGCGGGGCGCTGAAGAGCTACGGGTTAAAGAATCGGATCGCATTCAGGCGATGGCCGATGGTCTGGCCGTTTTGGGTGTCGAGCACTACGTTGTAGAGGATGGCATCGACATCCTAGGCAACGGTAATGATCAAGTGCCCAGCTACGGCGGCGGACGGATCGACAGTTTGGGTGATCACCGTATCGCCATGTCGTTTGCCATCGCATCACTACGGGCTAGCGATGAGATCATCATCGATGATTGCGCCAACGTGGCGACGTCGTTCCCTGATTTTGTCGCATTAGCGCAGCGCATTGGTATGAATGTTAGTGTGGAGGGCAGTAATGACGCTTAA
- a CDS encoding cytidylate kinase: MTLNVPVLTIDGPGGAGKGTISSLMAERLGWHLLDSGALYRLTAQAAVKHGVALDDEAALAKLAVQLDVAFPVEEGQPRTLLEGEDVTRAIRTEQAGERASQVAVLPLVREALFQRQRDFCQSPGLVADGRDMGTVVFPEAPLKIFLTASAEERAHRRYQQLQEAGVDASLSSLLKEIQARDARDTQRSVAPLKLADDAITLDTTRLSIPEVVERLTVLLAQRGMANGI; encoded by the coding sequence ATGACGCTTAATGTACCCGTGCTGACCATTGATGGCCCCGGTGGGGCGGGCAAGGGTACTATTAGCAGCCTAATGGCCGAACGCTTGGGATGGCACTTGCTCGACAGTGGTGCGCTTTACCGGCTCACTGCCCAGGCGGCAGTGAAACACGGCGTTGCCCTGGATGATGAGGCAGCGCTTGCCAAGCTTGCAGTGCAGTTAGATGTTGCTTTTCCTGTAGAAGAGGGCCAACCCCGCACGCTGCTGGAAGGAGAAGACGTTACCCGTGCTATTCGCACTGAGCAGGCGGGTGAGCGTGCCTCTCAAGTGGCGGTGTTGCCCTTAGTGCGTGAGGCGCTTTTCCAGCGCCAGCGCGACTTCTGTCAGTCGCCAGGGCTAGTCGCAGATGGCCGGGACATGGGAACCGTAGTGTTTCCAGAGGCGCCCCTAAAGATTTTTCTAACGGCAAGCGCGGAAGAGCGAGCCCATCGGCGGTATCAACAGTTGCAGGAAGCCGGGGTGGATGCTAGTCTTTCGAGTCTTTTAAAGGAGATTCAGGCACGCGATGCACGCGATACGCAGCGCAGTGTGGCCCCTCTCAAGCTGGCAGATGATGCCATTACGCTTGACACCACACGCCTGAGCATACCGGAAGTGGTTGAACGGTTGACCGTTTTGCTAGCCCAGCGTGGCATGGCAAACGGCATTTGA